In Romboutsia lituseburensis, a genomic segment contains:
- a CDS encoding single-stranded DNA-binding protein, translated as MNQVILIGRLTRDVELKYIQGRGMAVAQFAIAVEREFTGKDGKKETDFIDIQVWGKSAENCANYICKGSLIAVNGAIRIETYKNKDGENRKTTKINTSRVQFLDSRNKTNNQEPQFEPQGALDPNGWDAINDNDIPF; from the coding sequence ATGAATCAAGTAATTTTAATAGGAAGATTAACTAGAGATGTAGAGTTAAAGTACATCCAAGGACGTGGAATGGCAGTTGCTCAATTTGCAATAGCTGTTGAAAGAGAATTTACAGGTAAAGATGGTAAGAAAGAAACTGATTTTATAGATATACAAGTTTGGGGAAAGAGTGCAGAGAATTGTGCTAATTATATATGCAAAGGTAGCTTAATAGCTGTTAATGGAGCTATAAGAATTGAAACTTATAAAAATAAAGATGGAGAAAATAGAAAAACAACTAAGATTAATACAAGTAGAGTTCAGTTTTTAGATAGTAGAAATAAAACAAATAACCAAGAACCACAATTTGAACCACAAGGAGCATTAGATCCTAATGGTTGGGATGCAATAAATGATAATGATATACCATTTTAA